Proteins encoded in a region of the Populus alba chromosome 13, ASM523922v2, whole genome shotgun sequence genome:
- the LOC118050429 gene encoding transcription factor VOZ1 encodes MQKGKKSKCTSMPHHLLMDNAKTRLNDLHERFSNLQAARKEGWNTDVAVLEEQVYQGLREWKAELDVPSPANSLLDTSLGSFSDDIGRLLQLYEEEDDATSPLTMQSVLKPEMQPEPNFQNLNPGNLTTFQHEYLVNSHGQGLGFQGFHQPNSSASGLQNVVVSAPDITTLLDCQQFTLDEEFDPGLFGGTNDIEECGKNAKSNNLQYISPPPSAFMGPKCALWDCTRPAQVAEWLKDYCSSFHATLALNEGPPGMAPVLRPRGINLKDNLLFDALIAKMQGKNVGIPQCEGAAVMKSPWNAAELFDLSLLDGETIREWLFFDKPRRAFDSGNRKQRSLPDYNGRGWHESRKQVMKELGGQKKSYYMDPQPPGCHEWHLFEYEINNCDLCALYRLELKLANGKKSPKGKVSKDPLADLQKKMGRLTAVVTADNGPPLKGKTKADREN; translated from the exons ATGCAGAAAGGTAAGAAGAGTAAATGCACATCTATGCCGCACCATCTGTTGATGGACAATGCAAAAACCCGGCTAAATGATCTTCATGAAAGGTTCTCTAACCTTCAAGCTGCAAGGAAAGAGGGGTGGAATACTGATGTTGCTGTGTTGGAGGAGCAGGTGTATCAAGGTCTTCGTGAGTGGAAAGCTGAGCTTGATGTGCCATCACCTGCCAATTCTTTGCTT GATACCAGTCTGGGATCCTTTTCAGATGATATAGGCCGCTTGTTACAATTGTACGAGGAAGAAGATGATGCGACAAGTCCACTAACAATGCAGTCAGTTTTGAAGCCAGAAATGCAGCCCGAGCCTAATTTTCAAAACCTTAATCCTGGCAATTTAACAACATTTCAACAT GAATATTTGGTGAATAGTCATGGTCAGGGGCTTGGTTTTCAAGGGTTTCATCAACCCAACAGCTCCGCCTCTGGTTTGCAAAATGTAGTGGTCAGCGCCCCCGATATAACTACTTTATTGGATTGTCAACAGTTCACTTTGGATGAAGAATTTGACCCTGGGCTTTTTGGTGGAACCAATGACATTGAAGAGTGTGGAAAAAATGCCAAGAGTAACAATCTGCAGTATATCAGCCCTCCACCTTCTGCTTTTATGGGGCCCAAATGTGCATTATGGGACTGCACCAGGCCTGCTCAAGTAGCCGAATGGTTAAAGGACTACTGTAGCAGCTTTCACGCTACCCTGGCCTTAAATGAAGGTCCCCCTGGCATGGCCCCAGTTTTGCGGCCTAGAGGCATTAATTTGAAGGATAATTTACTATTTGACGCCCTTATTGCAAAGATGCAGGGTAAGAATGTTGGTATTCCTCAATGTGAAGGGGCTGCTGTCATGAAATCCCCATGGAATGCTGCTG AACTATTTGATCTCTCATTACTCGACGGTGAAACAATTAGGGAGTGGCTCTTTTTTGACAAGCCTAGAAGGGCGTTTGACAGCGGAAATAGGAAGCAGAGGTCATTGCCAGACTACAATGGCCGTGGTTGGCATGAATCAAGAAAGCAGGTGATGAAGGAGCTTGGGGGCCAGAAGAAATCCTATTATATGGACCCACAACCTCCAGGCTGTCACGAGTGGCATTTATTTGAATATGAGATCAACAACTGCGATTTATGTGCATTATATAGGTTAGAACTCAAGCTTGCTAACGGAAAGAAGTCTCCGAAAGGAAAAGTTTCAAAGGATCCACTTGCTGATTTGCAGAAGAAAATGGGAAGGCTCACTGCTGTTGTAACTGCAGATAATGGCCCCCCTCTTAAGGGAAAGACAAAGGCTGATAGAGAAAACTGA